A part of Lacinutrix sp. 5H-3-7-4 genomic DNA contains:
- a CDS encoding PA2169 family four-helix-bundle protein translates to MKYTEEISNKLNELLVKNYDAEKGYIDAYQNVESNDLKMFFKRRASERSEFAKELRTEILQYGQIPEDSGTFKGTMHRNWMNLKNTFSSNNEEAILEEAIRGEESSLEEYNTMITEKNLPPTIDNLIAKHRDAIQSAINTEKAKLELVS, encoded by the coding sequence ATGAAGTATACTGAAGAAATTTCAAACAAATTAAACGAACTACTTGTAAAAAACTATGATGCCGAAAAAGGATACATAGATGCCTACCAAAATGTAGAAAGTAACGATTTAAAAATGTTCTTTAAACGAAGAGCATCAGAAAGAAGTGAATTTGCAAAAGAATTAAGAACCGAAATCTTACAATACGGACAAATTCCTGAAGATTCTGGAACGTTTAAAGGCACAATGCATAGAAATTGGATGAATTTAAAAAATACGTTTTCATCTAACAATGAAGAAGCAATTTTAGAAGAAGCAATTAGAGGTGAGGAATCAAGTCTTGAAGAATACAATACTATGATTACAGAAAAAAACTTGCCGCCAACAATTGATAACTTGATTGCAAAACATAGAGACGCAATACAGTCTGCAATTAATACAGAAAAAGCCAAATTAGAATTGGTAAGCTAA
- the dnaE gene encoding DNA polymerase III subunit alpha, with amino-acid sequence MYLIFDTETTGLPKRWDAPITDTDNWPRCIQIAWQLHDAMGNCIESEDYLVKPEGFNIPYDAEKIHGISTELAQEQGVELIEVLEKFNIALNKTKFVVGQNVKFDLNIMGAEFVREDIANQLQELPVLDTCTEHTASLCQIPGGRGGRFKLPTLTELHQYLFNQPFAEAHNATADVEATTRCFLELIRRQQYTKEQLDVQPDYFENFSEANPQPIQLIGLKHINLKKESAKINARLQKEQSSGISSEEIKENIADLQAVDFVHLHNHSQFSVLQSTMSVADIVAVAAEHNMPAVALTDHANMMGAFHFVNAVNKHNKAVEGKTTDAKKIKPIVGCEFFVCENHLDKSRKDNGYQIVLIAKNKNGYHNLAKLSSHAFTDGFYYVPRIDKKLIEQYKEDLICLTGNLYGEVPSKVLNVGENQAEEALIWWKETFQDDLYVELMRHNQEDENRVNPTLISLAKKHDVKLVATNNTYYAKQEDANAHDILLCVKDGEKQATPIGRGRGYRYGLPNQEYYFKSAEAMKNIFKDVPDAIINIQEVVDKIEGFQLARDVLLPAFDIPEEFQHKEDLEDGGKRGENAFLRHLTYEGAKKRYGEELSEEVVERLDFELSVIEKTGYPGYFLIVEDFIREARNMDVSVGPGRGSAAGSVVAYCLWITNIDPMKYNLLFERFLNPDRVSMPDIDIDFDDEGRSRVMDYVIEKYGSNQVAQIITYGTMAAKSSIRDTARVLDLPLFDADRIAKLIPTMSKLGKIFGLSEKELGSKFRAEDLEKINELLNISEGEDLQAETVNIARSLEGSVRNTGIHACGVIITPDDITKFVPVSVAKDSDLYVTQFDNSVVEDAGLLKMDFLGLKTLTLIKDTVKIVKAKHGITLDPENFPLDDEETYALFQRGETVGVFQYESPGMQKHLKDLKPTVFDDLIAMNALYRPGPMEYIPSFVRRKHGDEDIEYDLPAMEEYLKETYGITVYQEQVMLLSQKLADFTKGEADVLRKAMGKKQIAVLDKMKPKFIEQASAKGHDAKKLEKIWKDWEAFASYAFNKSHSTCYAWIAYQTAYLKAHYPAEYMAAVLSNNMNDIKQVTFFMEECKRMKLPVLGPDVNESYYKFSVNKDNAVRFGMGAIKGVGHGAVMTIVDNRKKDGPYKSIFDIAKRIDLRAANKKAFENLALAGGFDCFTDTHRAQYFHKEGSDLTFLEKAIKYGAKHQENENSAQVSLFGGGSDVQIAEPEVPPCETWGTMEKLAQEREVVGVYISGHPLDDFRTEMKNFCTGTIAYFNDLHEHVNKDITFGGVVTDVQHRVSKQGKGWALFTIEDYTDSFEFRIFGEDYLKHRPFLLKNTFVHVKTFVREGWVNRDTGKKSDPRLQFNSFQLLHDVMDKYVRKLSIQLNIKELESEKIQNLKSLISMHPGSHMLDFVIYDNREQIKLEMPSRRQKVKVTQELLNALEEDQIYYKLN; translated from the coding sequence ATGTATTTAATATTTGATACAGAAACAACCGGTTTACCAAAACGTTGGGATGCACCAATTACAGATACAGATAATTGGCCAAGATGTATCCAGATTGCATGGCAGTTACATGATGCTATGGGAAACTGTATTGAGAGTGAAGATTATTTAGTAAAACCAGAAGGTTTTAATATACCTTATGATGCCGAAAAAATTCATGGTATTTCTACAGAGTTAGCCCAAGAACAAGGAGTTGAGCTAATAGAGGTTTTAGAGAAGTTTAATATAGCTTTAAATAAAACAAAATTTGTTGTAGGTCAAAATGTAAAGTTCGATCTCAATATAATGGGAGCAGAGTTTGTACGCGAAGACATTGCAAATCAATTACAAGAACTACCGGTTTTAGACACTTGTACAGAGCACACAGCAAGTTTGTGCCAAATTCCTGGTGGTCGTGGCGGTAGATTTAAGCTACCAACTTTAACAGAGTTACATCAATATTTGTTTAATCAACCATTTGCTGAAGCGCACAACGCAACTGCCGATGTTGAAGCAACAACACGTTGTTTTTTAGAATTAATAAGAAGGCAACAATACACCAAAGAACAACTTGATGTACAGCCAGATTATTTCGAGAATTTCTCTGAAGCCAATCCGCAACCTATTCAGTTAATTGGCTTAAAGCACATTAATTTAAAAAAGGAAAGTGCTAAAATTAATGCCAGACTACAAAAGGAACAATCAAGCGGTATTTCTTCTGAAGAAATAAAGGAAAATATTGCCGATTTACAAGCTGTAGATTTTGTGCATTTACACAACCACTCTCAGTTTTCGGTATTGCAGTCAACAATGAGTGTTGCAGATATTGTAGCTGTTGCAGCAGAGCATAATATGCCTGCAGTAGCACTAACAGATCATGCAAACATGATGGGAGCATTTCACTTTGTTAATGCAGTAAACAAACATAACAAAGCAGTTGAAGGTAAAACAACAGATGCAAAAAAAATAAAACCAATTGTAGGATGTGAGTTTTTTGTGTGTGAAAACCATTTAGATAAATCTAGAAAAGATAATGGTTACCAAATTGTATTAATTGCAAAAAATAAAAACGGTTACCATAACCTTGCTAAACTTTCGTCGCATGCATTTACAGATGGATTTTATTATGTGCCTAGAATAGATAAAAAACTAATTGAGCAGTATAAAGAAGACTTAATTTGTTTAACAGGGAACCTTTACGGCGAAGTGCCAAGTAAAGTTTTAAATGTAGGAGAAAATCAAGCCGAAGAAGCTTTAATTTGGTGGAAAGAAACTTTTCAGGACGACTTGTATGTAGAGCTTATGCGCCACAATCAAGAAGATGAAAATCGTGTAAATCCAACCTTAATAAGTTTAGCAAAAAAGCATGATGTAAAGCTTGTTGCAACAAATAATACCTATTACGCAAAGCAAGAAGATGCTAATGCGCACGATATTTTATTGTGTGTAAAAGATGGTGAAAAACAAGCAACACCAATAGGTCGTGGTCGTGGCTATCGTTACGGTTTACCTAACCAAGAATATTATTTCAAGTCGGCAGAAGCCATGAAAAACATCTTTAAAGATGTGCCAGACGCAATTATTAATATTCAAGAAGTAGTAGATAAAATTGAAGGATTTCAATTAGCTCGTGATGTATTATTACCAGCCTTCGATATTCCTGAGGAATTTCAGCATAAAGAAGATTTAGAAGATGGCGGCAAACGTGGAGAAAATGCATTTTTAAGGCATTTAACTTACGAAGGAGCTAAAAAAAGATATGGCGAAGAACTATCAGAAGAAGTAGTAGAGCGTTTAGATTTTGAGTTAAGCGTTATTGAAAAAACAGGATATCCTGGTTATTTCTTAATTGTAGAAGATTTTATTCGTGAAGCCCGAAATATGGATGTTTCTGTTGGTCCAGGTCGTGGATCTGCAGCAGGTTCTGTAGTGGCTTATTGCCTTTGGATTACCAATATAGACCCAATGAAGTATAATTTACTTTTTGAGCGTTTTTTAAATCCAGATCGTGTAAGTATGCCAGATATTGATATTGATTTTGACGATGAAGGTCGAAGTCGTGTCATGGATTATGTAATAGAAAAATACGGTAGTAATCAAGTAGCGCAAATTATTACTTATGGTACAATGGCAGCAAAATCTTCAATTAGAGATACTGCCAGAGTTTTAGATTTACCGTTATTTGATGCCGATAGGATAGCGAAGCTTATTCCAACAATGTCTAAATTAGGTAAGATATTTGGACTATCGGAAAAAGAATTAGGAAGCAAATTTAGAGCTGAAGATTTAGAGAAAATAAACGAGCTTTTAAATATCTCTGAAGGAGAAGATTTGCAAGCCGAAACCGTAAACATTGCAAGATCACTTGAAGGCTCTGTAAGAAATACAGGTATTCACGCTTGTGGTGTAATTATTACGCCAGACGATATTACAAAATTCGTTCCTGTTTCTGTTGCTAAAGATTCAGATTTATATGTTACCCAATTTGATAACTCTGTAGTAGAAGATGCAGGTTTATTAAAAATGGATTTCTTAGGATTAAAAACCTTAACCTTAATTAAAGATACGGTTAAGATTGTAAAAGCAAAACATGGCATCACGCTTGATCCAGAAAACTTTCCTTTAGATGATGAAGAAACTTATGCTTTATTCCAACGAGGAGAAACTGTTGGTGTATTCCAGTATGAATCTCCTGGAATGCAAAAACACCTTAAAGACTTAAAACCAACGGTTTTTGACGATTTAATTGCCATGAATGCACTATATCGACCAGGACCAATGGAATACATTCCAAGTTTTGTTCGTAGAAAACATGGTGATGAAGATATAGAGTACGATTTACCAGCAATGGAAGAGTACTTAAAAGAAACATACGGTATTACAGTTTACCAAGAGCAAGTAATGTTGCTTTCACAAAAACTAGCAGATTTTACTAAAGGTGAAGCCGATGTTTTACGTAAAGCAATGGGTAAAAAGCAGATTGCGGTACTAGATAAAATGAAACCAAAATTTATCGAGCAAGCAAGTGCTAAAGGTCACGATGCTAAAAAACTTGAGAAAATTTGGAAGGATTGGGAAGCTTTTGCAAGTTATGCTTTTAATAAATCGCACTCTACATGCTATGCTTGGATTGCTTACCAAACCGCTTATTTAAAAGCACATTATCCTGCAGAATATATGGCAGCAGTACTGTCTAATAACATGAACGATATTAAGCAGGTTACATTTTTCATGGAAGAGTGTAAACGTATGAAATTGCCTGTACTTGGTCCAGATGTTAACGAGAGTTATTATAAATTCTCTGTAAATAAAGACAATGCAGTGCGTTTTGGAATGGGAGCAATAAAAGGTGTTGGTCATGGTGCGGTAATGACTATTGTAGATAACCGTAAAAAAGATGGACCATATAAATCTATTTTTGATATTGCAAAACGAATAGATTTGCGTGCAGCCAATAAAAAAGCTTTCGAGAATTTAGCCTTAGCTGGTGGTTTTGATTGTTTTACAGATACGCATCGTGCACAGTATTTTCATAAAGAAGGTAGCGATTTAACTTTTCTGGAAAAAGCAATTAAATATGGCGCGAAACATCAAGAAAATGAAAATTCTGCACAAGTAAGTTTATTTGGTGGAGGAAGTGATGTGCAAATAGCCGAACCAGAAGTACCGCCATGTGAAACTTGGGGAACTATGGAGAAGTTAGCGCAAGAACGAGAGGTTGTTGGTGTTTATATTTCTGGTCACCCATTAGATGATTTTAGAACCGAAATGAAAAACTTCTGTACGGGAACCATTGCTTATTTTAATGATTTGCATGAACATGTTAATAAAGATATAACCTTTGGAGGTGTTGTTACAGATGTGCAACATCGTGTAAGTAAACAAGGTAAAGGTTGGGCATTATTTACTATTGAAGATTATACAGATTCTTTTGAATTTAGAATTTTTGGAGAAGACTATTTAAAACATCGTCCATTTTTACTAAAAAACACTTTTGTACACGTAAAAACTTTTGTACGTGAAGGTTGGGTGAATAGAGATACTGGTAAAAAAAGTGACCCACGATTACAATTTAATAGTTTCCAATTGTTGCATGATGTTATGGATAAATACGTACGTAAATTATCTATACAATTAAATATTAAAGAATTAGAATCAGAAAAAATTCAGAATTTAAAATCTTTAATTTCCATGCATCCAGGAAGCCATATGCTTGATTTTGTTATTTACGATAATAGGGAGCAAATAAAACTAGAAATGCCTAGTCGAAGACAAAAAGTAAAAGTTACTCAAGAGTTGTTAAATGCCTTAGAAGAAGACCAAATTTATTATAAGTTGAATTAA
- a CDS encoding DUF58 domain-containing protein, giving the protein MNLQDELNKAGGFKNLEHLAKQVVEGFISGMHKSPFHGFSAEFAEHKIYNPGESTRHIDWKLFAKTDKLYTKRYDDETNLRCHIILDNSSSMHYPDMSNFGIDNLNKIAFSALASASLIHILKKQRDAVGLSIYSDAYDFYASEKGSERHHQMLLAQLSNTVLSKPKNKQTETYQYLHQIAEKIHRRSLIFVFTDMFQTSTDEVKLFEALRHLKHNKHEVVLFHVFDKSKELAFDFNNKPKRFVDVETGEHINLYSEQVKDNYEALVSDYFKDLRVKCGQNRIKYVEADINNNFDTILTSYMLERQKFI; this is encoded by the coding sequence ATGAATTTACAAGACGAATTAAATAAAGCTGGCGGATTTAAAAATTTAGAACACTTAGCAAAACAAGTGGTTGAAGGTTTTATTTCTGGTATGCATAAAAGTCCGTTTCATGGATTTTCGGCAGAGTTTGCCGAACATAAAATTTATAATCCTGGTGAGAGTACACGACATATAGATTGGAAACTTTTTGCAAAAACCGATAAGCTTTATACTAAGCGTTATGATGACGAAACGAATTTGCGTTGCCACATTATATTAGATAATAGTAGCTCTATGCATTATCCCGATATGTCTAATTTTGGGATAGATAATTTAAATAAAATTGCATTTTCTGCTTTGGCATCTGCTTCTTTAATACACATTTTAAAAAAACAACGAGATGCTGTGGGATTAAGTATCTATAGTGATGCTTATGATTTTTATGCAAGTGAAAAAGGAAGTGAACGTCATCACCAAATGCTTTTAGCGCAATTGAGTAATACGGTTTTAAGTAAGCCTAAAAACAAACAAACGGAAACTTACCAGTATCTGCATCAAATTGCCGAGAAAATTCATAGACGTTCGCTAATTTTTGTATTTACAGACATGTTTCAAACGTCTACAGATGAGGTTAAGCTTTTTGAAGCGCTTCGCCATTTAAAACATAATAAACATGAAGTGGTGTTGTTTCATGTATTTGATAAGAGTAAAGAATTAGCTTTTGATTTTAATAATAAGCCAAAACGATTTGTAGATGTAGAAACTGGAGAACATATTAATTTATATAGTGAACAGGTAAAAGATAATTATGAGGCTTTAGTTAGTGATTATTTTAAAGATTTGCGTGTAAAATGTGGTCAAAACCGAATAAAGTACGTTGAAGCAGATATAAATAATAATTTTGACACGATCCTAACTAGCTATATGTTAGAGCGTCAAAAATTTATTTAA
- a CDS encoding DUF456 domain-containing protein, which yields MDIFLTFLGLLFICLGLIGSVLPVLPGPPLSWLGLLFLYLTSAVPTNTQFLIITLVIALFVFALDYIIPAIGTKKFGGSKAGMVGTTIGLIVGLFSPIPFGIIIGPFFGALIGELINKADSKTAIKAAFGSFLGFITGTFIKFVVAIIYFGFYIKVFWEYKASIF from the coding sequence ATGGATATCTTTCTTACGTTTCTAGGCTTATTATTTATATGTTTAGGCTTAATTGGTAGTGTTTTACCTGTACTTCCTGGTCCACCATTGAGTTGGTTGGGACTTCTATTTTTGTACTTAACCAGTGCTGTACCAACAAACACTCAGTTTTTAATAATTACCTTAGTAATTGCGCTTTTTGTCTTTGCTTTAGACTATATAATACCTGCTATTGGTACTAAAAAATTTGGTGGCTCTAAAGCCGGAATGGTTGGCACCACTATTGGATTAATTGTGGGTTTATTTTCTCCTATTCCATTTGGTATAATTATAGGTCCATTTTTTGGAGCATTAATTGGAGAATTAATTAATAAAGCAGATTCTAAAACAGCTATTAAAGCTGCTTTTGGTTCGTTTTTAGGTTTTATTACAGGAACTTTTATAAAGTTTGTTGTTGCTATAATTTATTTTGGCTTTTATATTAAAGTATTTTGGGAGTATAAAGCTTCAATTTTTTAA
- a CDS encoding ClpP family protease: MSKTTKAQDAIDSKLLDERKVFLWGMVDDKSAKHVIDRLLYLDSLETKDITLYINSPGGYVTSGFAMYDTIKSLKSDVSTVCTGLAASMGSILLSVGTKGKRFIQPHARVMIHQPSGGARGQASDIEITAQEILKTKELSAKILAENCGQDFEKVMKDFNRDHWMGAEESKDYGIVDGILD, encoded by the coding sequence ATGAGTAAGACAACAAAAGCGCAAGACGCAATAGATAGTAAATTATTAGATGAAAGAAAGGTGTTTCTTTGGGGAATGGTAGACGATAAAAGTGCTAAGCATGTTATAGATAGGCTTCTTTATTTAGATAGCTTAGAGACTAAAGATATTACATTGTATATTAACAGTCCTGGAGGTTACGTAACATCTGGTTTTGCAATGTACGATACTATAAAATCATTAAAAAGTGATGTTTCTACAGTCTGTACCGGTTTAGCTGCTTCTATGGGTTCTATTTTATTATCTGTAGGAACTAAAGGAAAACGTTTTATACAACCTCATGCACGTGTTATGATACATCAGCCTAGCGGTGGTGCACGTGGTCAAGCTAGTGATATAGAAATTACAGCTCAGGAAATTTTAAAAACAAAAGAGCTTAGTGCTAAGATTTTGGCAGAAAACTGTGGTCAGGATTTCGAGAAAGTAATGAAAGATTTTAATCGTGACCATTGGATGGGAGCAGAAGAGTCTAAAGATTATGGGATTGTGGATGGTATTTTAGATTAA
- the trxA gene encoding thioredoxin has product MALEITDANFEEKVLNSDKPVMVDFWAAWCGPCRMVGPIIDQISEEYEGKAVVGKVDVDANQEFAAKYGVRNIPTVLVFQNGEVVGRQVGVAPKNAYSEAIDALL; this is encoded by the coding sequence ATGGCATTAGAAATCACAGATGCAAATTTTGAAGAAAAAGTATTAAACAGCGATAAGCCAGTAATGGTAGATTTTTGGGCTGCTTGGTGTGGACCTTGTAGAATGGTTGGGCCGATTATAGACCAAATTAGCGAAGAGTACGAAGGTAAAGCCGTAGTTGGGAAAGTAGATGTTGATGCTAATCAAGAATTTGCAGCTAAATATGGTGTAAGAAATATACCTACAGTGTTAGTGTTTCAAAACGGTGAGGTTGTTGGTAGACAAGTAGGAGTTGCACCTAAAAATGCATACTCTGAAGCTATTGATGCTTTATTATAG
- a CDS encoding sensor histidine kinase — translation MKFLEKLTPLLILFFCCFLQAQNDSLYNNIYKYRTLAKDQSLTFQERYNYASQAIKLSKKTRQDTTLLASNRVLSYIYLVEGESDSIYKINKENLKLSKKLDDTLKMAYAANNIAYSFELSNKLDSAYYYYFQAEKYYKKSDKKLNQIEVLYAMASIQETERDFIGSEINAIEAIRILNDLDKDEDIVNEWQWNINNLLAIISSRIQLYDEAIIYHNKALSYTKNRNANPYNALFSRINIAILQRRKQDYDKSIDLFESLLADGKLKTVDPLSYVTVISNIAYVKFLKGEEDFKTIKSNLKEALNIAKREDDEIEISGISKFLSEVYLKENKKDSALYFANLSLKTAKTINANQTILDALFLKSKIEIGEKSKSNLFKYIKLSDSLVLAERSISNKFARIYHETDVIKKENEVVSRQNMWLLITSAGLSLLVLLIYIIKTQREKNKELQLARQRQQANEEIYNLMLLQQDKMDEARALEKKRISQEIHDGILGRLFGARLSLDSLNMLKTDEAAINRESYIKELKDIEQDIRKVSHDLNTDFIANASFESLITTLVETQCLAYSLKYNLTFDHELNWDAVSNKTKIHLYRIIQESLQNIYKHAKAKQVKIAIKQKKKFISLTINDNGVGFDLARNKDGIGLKNMKSRVNEINGVFTVNTEKNKGTNIKIKVPV, via the coding sequence TTGAAATTTTTAGAAAAACTAACACCACTTTTAATTTTATTTTTTTGCTGTTTTTTACAAGCGCAAAATGATAGTTTATATAATAATATTTACAAGTATAGAACGCTTGCTAAAGATCAATCTCTTACATTTCAAGAACGCTACAATTATGCTAGCCAGGCAATAAAACTTTCTAAAAAGACACGTCAAGATACTACGCTTTTAGCTAGTAATAGAGTGTTGTCTTATATCTATTTAGTAGAAGGAGAAAGTGATTCGATTTATAAAATAAATAAAGAAAATTTAAAGCTATCTAAAAAACTTGATGATACTTTAAAAATGGCTTATGCAGCAAATAATATTGCATATAGTTTTGAGCTTTCTAATAAACTAGATAGCGCATATTACTACTATTTTCAAGCTGAAAAATACTATAAAAAATCTGATAAAAAATTAAATCAAATAGAAGTTTTGTATGCAATGGCGAGTATACAGGAAACAGAACGTGATTTTATTGGTTCGGAAATTAATGCTATTGAAGCCATAAGAATTTTAAATGATTTAGATAAAGACGAAGATATTGTTAACGAGTGGCAGTGGAATATAAATAATCTACTAGCTATAATTTCAAGTCGTATACAATTGTACGATGAAGCAATTATATATCACAATAAAGCCTTGTCGTATACTAAAAACCGAAATGCAAATCCATATAATGCATTGTTTTCAAGAATTAATATAGCAATTCTTCAAAGGCGTAAACAAGATTATGATAAATCTATAGATCTTTTTGAGTCCCTATTGGCAGATGGTAAGTTAAAAACAGTAGATCCGCTATCTTACGTTACGGTAATTTCAAATATTGCTTATGTGAAGTTTTTAAAAGGAGAAGAGGATTTTAAAACTATAAAATCTAACTTAAAAGAAGCATTAAATATAGCAAAAAGAGAAGATGATGAAATTGAAATTTCTGGAATAAGTAAATTTCTTTCCGAAGTATATTTAAAAGAAAACAAAAAGGACTCAGCATTATATTTTGCTAATTTATCCTTAAAAACAGCAAAAACAATAAACGCTAATCAAACAATATTAGACGCATTGTTTTTAAAATCTAAAATTGAAATAGGTGAAAAGTCAAAATCTAATTTATTTAAATATATAAAGTTAAGTGATAGTTTAGTACTAGCAGAGCGATCAATTAGTAATAAATTTGCCAGAATTTATCATGAAACCGATGTAATAAAAAAAGAAAATGAAGTCGTCTCAAGGCAAAACATGTGGCTTTTAATAACATCTGCAGGACTATCTTTATTGGTTTTACTTATTTATATAATAAAAACACAACGCGAAAAAAACAAAGAGCTGCAGTTAGCAAGACAAAGACAACAAGCTAATGAAGAAATATATAACCTCATGCTTTTACAACAAGACAAAATGGACGAAGCTAGAGCGTTAGAGAAAAAAAGAATATCTCAAGAAATACACGATGGTATATTAGGAAGGTTATTTGGTGCTAGATTAAGTTTAGATAGTTTAAATATGCTAAAAACAGACGAAGCAGCAATAAATAGAGAAAGTTATATAAAGGAGTTAAAAGATATAGAGCAAGATATTAGAAAGGTATCTCACGACTTAAATACAGATTTTATTGCAAACGCAAGTTTTGAAAGTTTAATAACAACCTTAGTAGAAACGCAATGTTTAGCATATAGTTTAAAATATAATTTAACGTTCGACCATGAATTAAATTGGGATGCTGTAAGCAATAAAACTAAAATACATTTATATAGAATAATACAAGAATCACTTCAAAATATATACAAACACGCTAAAGCAAAACAAGTTAAAATCGCTATTAAACAAAAAAAGAAATTTATATCTTTAACAATAAATGATAATGGTGTAGGTTTTGATCTAGCCAGAAATAAAGATGGTATAGGTTTAAAAAACATGAAATCTCGTGTTAATGAAATTAACGGTGTGTTTACTGTTAATACAGAAAAAAATAAAGGAACTAACATTAAAATAAAAGTCCCAGTTTAA
- a CDS encoding response regulator produces the protein MLPRTIRILMTDDHPMILEGYQITLKATKKENQTLIIDTANDCEESITAIKKSIDTGVPYDVYFFDISIPASKNGKYKSGLDLANYVYQHSPSSKIIILTMFDESFRIHKIINEINPEGFLIKSDLTSSELSSAFQRILNHEVFYSGTVNSILSKTLPSRLDIDGINHEILYLLSKGTKTKDLVKHFDLSLSSVEKRKKTLKRLFLVEDLNDDALINAAREKGFIN, from the coding sequence ATGTTACCAAGAACAATAAGAATTTTAATGACAGATGATCACCCAATGATTTTAGAAGGGTATCAAATAACTTTAAAAGCCACAAAAAAAGAGAATCAAACTCTAATTATAGATACTGCAAATGATTGTGAAGAATCTATTACAGCTATAAAAAAATCTATTGACACAGGAGTACCTTACGATGTTTATTTTTTTGATATAAGCATACCAGCATCTAAAAACGGAAAATATAAATCTGGTTTAGATTTAGCAAATTATGTCTACCAACATTCGCCAAGCTCCAAAATTATTATTTTAACAATGTTTGATGAATCTTTTAGGATACACAAAATTATAAACGAAATAAACCCAGAAGGCTTTTTAATAAAAAGTGATTTAACATCCAGTGAGCTCTCAAGTGCTTTTCAGCGTATTTTAAATCACGAAGTATTTTATAGTGGTACAGTAAACAGTATACTTAGCAAAACTTTACCAAGCCGGTTAGATATAGATGGAATAAACCACGAAATTTTATATTTACTTTCTAAGGGCACGAAAACCAAAGACTTAGTAAAACATTTTGATTTGTCTTTAAGTAGTGTAGAAAAGAGAAAAAAAACCTTAAAACGTTTGTTTTTAGTTGAAGATTTAAATGATGATGCATTAATAAATGCAGCAAGAGAAAAGGGATTTATTAATTAA
- a CDS encoding DUF6252 family protein: MKKIIVLFLITFAFFRCGEEVEFNTPSFSAKKDGNIWEAVSYTANLDNSGVLTIVAFNNFETITLVAFPSDASLCTGVFQDNVGSCYEVVENASFATLLDVDEVFYSTSNEPDETVQVYPPAGVINLRDINLEEGVVSGEFYFNAFSNSGLSAVNFNEGFFHNVPLIGAVAVGGSTNISCDSAENSVNATSITYNATPTNDPQYEDICNAYRTALLNKISSCGDPGGTIQDMVDALDCTATTTLTTSIEVEVDGTDRVFNANESVTLIGTTKTVIVEDAANTDYVQFDIEEGQTGTDIVSNFVININGVNHEPIPGNMTLGEFTTTITTNSNTAIQGTFSGAVNDYNGGQDVGLSMGVIDINY; encoded by the coding sequence ACTCCTTCTTTTAGTGCGAAAAAAGATGGTAATATATGGGAAGCAGTTTCATATACTGCAAATTTAGACAACAGTGGTGTTTTAACTATTGTTGCGTTTAATAATTTTGAAACGATAACTTTAGTAGCTTTTCCTTCAGATGCTAGTTTGTGTACGGGAGTTTTTCAAGATAATGTAGGTAGTTGTTATGAAGTTGTAGAAAATGCATCTTTTGCTACTTTATTAGATGTTGATGAGGTATTCTACTCTACAAGTAATGAGCCAGACGAAACAGTGCAAGTTTACCCTCCAGCAGGAGTAATAAATCTTAGAGATATTAACTTAGAAGAAGGTGTTGTATCTGGAGAGTTTTATTTCAATGCTTTTTCTAATTCAGGTTTATCTGCTGTTAATTTTAATGAAGGTTTTTTTCATAACGTACCATTAATTGGAGCAGTTGCAGTTGGAGGAAGTACAAACATATCTTGCGACAGTGCAGAAAACTCTGTTAACGCTACATCTATTACTTATAATGCAACTCCAACAAATGATCCTCAATATGAAGACATTTGTAATGCTTATAGAACAGCTTTATTAAATAAAATCTCATCTTGTGGCGATCCAGGAGGTACTATTCAAGATATGGTTGATGCTTTAGATTGTACAGCAACAACTACTTTAACTACAAGTATAGAAGTAGAGGTAGATGGCACAGACAGAGTTTTTAATGCTAATGAGAGTGTAACATTAATTGGTACAACAAAAACGGTTATAGTTGAAGATGCAGCAAATACAGACTACGTTCAGTTTGATATAGAAGAAGGACAAACAGGAACAGACATTGTAAGTAATTTTGTAATAAATATAAACGGTGTCAACCATGAGCCTATACCGGGAAATATGACTTTAGGTGAATTTACTACCACAATTACAACAAATTCAAACACGGCTATTCAAGGTACATTTTCAGGCGCTGTTAACGATTATAATGGAGGACAAGATGTAGGATTATCTATGGGAGTTATAGATATTAACTATTAA